One window of Polynucleobacter sp. HIN5 genomic DNA carries:
- the atpB gene encoding F0F1 ATP synthase subunit A, with product MASAAHGASSEPLTPTAYIAEHLQNLNNIGGAQPSIIDFSVINLDTLFWTLIMGLLAVGFLLIAARRATPGVPGRFQALVEMLVEMVETQSKSIVHGDRSYIAPLALFVFCWIVLLNTLDLVPVDWVVGVNHFLENFGIHVPHHKLVPTTDLNATLGMSFAVLLLVFFYSFKIKGVGGFVHELLSAPFGAKWYLAPFNLILNIIEYIAKGVSLGMRLFGNMYAGELIFLLIALLGSIWTFSLDLSALGLVGHVIAGSAWAIFHILVILLQAFIFMMLTLVYIGQAHSHH from the coding sequence ATGGCAAGCGCAGCGCACGGGGCTTCAAGCGAACCCTTAACACCCACAGCATATATTGCTGAGCATTTGCAAAATCTTAATAATATTGGTGGTGCTCAGCCGTCGATTATTGACTTCAGCGTAATTAATCTTGATACACTTTTTTGGACCCTGATCATGGGGCTCTTGGCAGTCGGTTTTTTATTGATTGCAGCAAGACGCGCTACACCTGGTGTCCCGGGTCGATTTCAGGCCTTGGTTGAGATGTTAGTTGAAATGGTTGAGACTCAATCCAAGAGCATTGTGCATGGTGACCGAAGCTATATCGCTCCTCTCGCCCTCTTTGTTTTTTGCTGGATTGTGCTTCTCAACACCCTTGATTTGGTTCCTGTTGATTGGGTTGTCGGAGTAAATCATTTCTTAGAAAACTTTGGAATTCATGTTCCTCATCATAAGTTGGTACCAACCACCGACTTAAACGCAACCCTAGGAATGTCGTTCGCCGTTCTTCTTCTAGTCTTCTTTTACAGCTTCAAAATAAAAGGCGTTGGTGGCTTTGTGCACGAGCTTTTATCGGCCCCATTTGGAGCCAAATGGTATTTGGCTCCCTTTAATTTGATTTTGAACATTATTGAGTACATTGCAAAAGGCGTATCTTTGGGGATGCGGCTGTTTGGAAACATGTACGCGGGCGAATTGATTTTCTTATTAATTGCTCTGTTAGGGAGTATTTGGACGTTTAGTTTGGACTTGAGTGCTTTAGGTTTGGTTGGACATGTGATTGCTGGGTCTGCCTGGGCCATCTTTCATATTTTGGTCATTCTTTTGCAGGCTTTTATTTTTATGATGTTGACATTGGTCTACATCGGTCAGGCACATAGCCATCATTAA
- the atpE gene encoding F0F1 ATP synthase subunit C, with translation MQEFLANIQGLTAIGIGLIIGLGALGACLGIGLMGGKFIEGAARQPELMNELQTKMFLLAGLIDAAFLIGVGVAMLFAFANPLLAVIK, from the coding sequence ATGCAAGAATTTCTCGCAAACATTCAAGGCCTTACTGCAATCGGTATCGGTTTGATCATTGGCCTTGGCGCATTAGGCGCTTGTTTGGGTATTGGATTGATGGGCGGAAAGTTCATTGAGGGTGCTGCACGCCAACCTGAGTTAATGAATGAACTTCAAACCAAAATGTTCTTATTGGCTGGTCTGATTGACGCGGCTTTCCTCATCGGCGTTGGTGTTGCGATGCTGTTCGCATTTGCCAACCCATTACTTGCTGTTATTAAGTAA
- a CDS encoding F0F1 ATP synthase subunit B, with protein MNLNATLFAQMIVFFVLWWVVARFVWPPLVKALDERASKVAEGLAAAERGKLDLESATKKAEEAMSSARQESIQRVAEAEKRAQLAAEEIKANAQAEAARIIAQAKADAEQQVGKARDELRQQVASLAVRGAEQILRREVDPKAHAALLDQLKAEL; from the coding sequence GTGAATTTAAACGCGACTTTATTCGCGCAAATGATCGTTTTCTTCGTCTTATGGTGGGTCGTGGCGCGATTTGTGTGGCCCCCATTGGTGAAGGCGCTCGATGAGCGGGCCTCTAAAGTGGCAGAAGGTCTTGCTGCAGCTGAGCGGGGAAAATTAGATCTTGAAAGTGCGACGAAAAAGGCAGAAGAGGCAATGAGTTCCGCTCGCCAAGAGAGTATTCAGCGTGTTGCGGAAGCTGAAAAGCGCGCTCAATTGGCGGCCGAGGAAATTAAAGCAAATGCCCAAGCGGAAGCCGCACGAATTATTGCGCAGGCTAAGGCTGACGCAGAACAACAAGTGGGCAAGGCTCGCGACGAGCTGCGCCAACAGGTTGCTAGTTTGGCTGTCAGGGGTGCGGAGCAAATTTTGCGACGCGAGGTTGATCCTAAGGCGCATGCGGCACTGCTTGACCAACTAAAGGCAGAACTTTAA
- a CDS encoding F0F1 ATP synthase subunit delta produces the protein MADIATIARPYAEALFASAKPNDLSSWEKQLDELAKYLENNELATLVSNPKLGADDLAKLVLSFLKSKPDESMSAFIKLLANNHRLIILPEIAKQFTAMKNKSEGAAEALITSAFPLEGAALNDLLVALKKRFGGKELRPTVVINPNLIGGVRVQVGDEVLDGSVRAQLGHLHDRLIA, from the coding sequence ATGGCTGACATTGCCACCATTGCCCGCCCTTATGCTGAGGCCTTGTTTGCAAGTGCCAAGCCAAATGATTTGTCATCATGGGAAAAGCAGCTCGATGAGCTTGCCAAATATTTGGAAAACAACGAGCTTGCAACGCTCGTCAGTAATCCAAAATTAGGTGCCGACGATCTTGCCAAGTTGGTTTTGAGTTTTCTTAAATCAAAGCCCGATGAGTCAATGAGTGCCTTTATTAAGCTTTTGGCCAATAATCATCGCCTAATTATTTTGCCTGAGATTGCTAAGCAATTTACGGCGATGAAGAATAAAAGCGAGGGTGCTGCAGAGGCTCTCATTACCTCAGCCTTCCCTCTCGAGGGCGCCGCTTTGAATGATTTACTTGTTGCCCTAAAAAAACGTTTTGGTGGAAAAGAATTGCGCCCAACGGTAGTGATCAATCCTAATTTAATTGGCGGGGTACGCGTCCAAGTGGGCGACGAGGTTTTGGATGGCTCCGTAAGAGCCCAACTTGGCCACTTGCACGATCGGTTGATTGCTTAA
- the atpA gene encoding F0F1 ATP synthase subunit alpha, with amino-acid sequence MQLNPSEISELIKSRINELGVDSKIRNEGTVISVTDGICRIYGLSGVMQGEMLEFPGGTIGLALNLERDSVGAVVLGEYTHIKEGDAVKCTGRILEVPVGPELLGRVVNALGQPIDGKGPVNTKLTDFIEKVAPGVIARQSVSQPLQTGLKAIDAMVPIGRGQRELIIGDRQTGKTAVAVDAIINQKGKGVYCIYVAIGQKASTIANVVRKLTELGAMEYTIVVAASASESPAMQYLSAYAGCTMGEYFRDRGEDALIIYDDLTKQAVAYRQISLLLRRPPGREAYPGDVFYLHSRLLERAARVNAEYVEKFTNGAVKGKTGSLTALPVIETQAGDVSAFVPTNVISITDGQIFLETDLFNAGIRPAINAGISVSRVGGAAQTKVIKKLSGGIRTDLAQYRELAAFAQFASDLDEATRKQLERGRRVTELLKQPQYLPMQVWQMAASLYAVNNGFFDDLEIKQVLPFEKGLHEHLKSKYADLVGRIEDTKDLSKDDEAALRSAIEDFKRAGTF; translated from the coding sequence ATGCAACTAAACCCTTCCGAGATCAGCGAACTGATCAAAAGCCGAATTAACGAATTAGGCGTTGATTCAAAGATTCGTAATGAGGGAACCGTGATTTCGGTAACCGACGGTATTTGCCGAATTTATGGTTTATCTGGAGTTATGCAAGGAGAGATGCTCGAGTTTCCTGGCGGCACCATTGGTTTGGCATTGAATCTAGAGCGCGACTCCGTCGGTGCCGTGGTATTGGGTGAATACACTCACATTAAAGAAGGAGACGCCGTTAAATGTACCGGCCGCATTCTTGAAGTTCCAGTTGGACCAGAACTGCTCGGTCGAGTTGTTAATGCACTTGGTCAGCCTATCGATGGCAAGGGCCCTGTAAATACTAAGCTGACAGACTTTATTGAAAAAGTCGCTCCCGGCGTGATTGCTCGTCAATCAGTTAGTCAACCGTTGCAAACTGGCCTAAAAGCGATTGATGCGATGGTGCCGATTGGCCGCGGTCAGCGCGAGCTCATTATTGGCGATCGTCAAACTGGTAAAACCGCCGTTGCTGTGGATGCCATCATTAATCAAAAGGGTAAGGGCGTTTACTGTATTTATGTTGCGATCGGCCAGAAGGCATCGACAATTGCGAACGTGGTTCGCAAGTTGACCGAACTTGGTGCGATGGAATACACCATTGTGGTTGCAGCAAGCGCATCGGAATCGCCCGCGATGCAGTATTTATCCGCTTACGCTGGTTGCACCATGGGTGAGTATTTCCGTGATCGCGGTGAAGATGCCCTGATTATTTATGACGACTTAACTAAACAGGCTGTTGCTTATCGTCAAATTTCGCTTCTGCTACGTCGTCCACCCGGTCGCGAGGCCTATCCTGGCGATGTTTTCTATTTACACTCCCGCCTCTTAGAGCGCGCTGCTCGAGTTAATGCAGAGTATGTAGAGAAATTTACAAACGGTGCTGTTAAAGGAAAAACCGGATCATTAACTGCTTTGCCCGTGATCGAGACTCAGGCTGGTGACGTATCTGCTTTCGTGCCAACCAATGTGATTTCGATTACGGACGGTCAGATCTTCTTGGAAACCGATTTGTTCAACGCAGGCATTCGACCCGCAATTAATGCCGGTATTTCAGTATCGCGCGTAGGCGGTGCAGCACAAACCAAAGTTATCAAAAAACTTTCAGGCGGTATTCGTACAGACCTTGCCCAATATCGCGAATTAGCAGCTTTTGCCCAGTTTGCTTCTGATCTTGACGAAGCGACCCGTAAACAATTAGAGCGCGGTCGTCGAGTTACCGAGTTGCTTAAGCAGCCCCAGTATTTGCCTATGCAAGTATGGCAAATGGCCGCCTCTTTGTACGCGGTGAATAACGGCTTTTTTGATGACTTAGAAATCAAACAGGTTCTGCCATTCGAAAAGGGCCTGCATGAGCATTTAAAGTCAAAGTATGCTGATTTGGTTGGCCGTATTGAGGACACCAAAGATTTAAGCAAAGACGATGAGGCTGCTCTTCGCTCAGCTATTGAAGACTTTAAACGCGCTGGCACTTTTTAA
- the atpG gene encoding F0F1 ATP synthase subunit gamma, with protein MAGTKEIRTKIKSVQNTRKITKAMEMVAASKMRRAQERMRSARPYSEKIRTITANLSKANPEYRPVYMAVREIKKAGLILVSTDKGLCGGLNTNVLRLVTNQMRDFSEKNISVEFTAIGSKGLQFLNRTKAKLLSQSVLLGDTPHMDSLIGAISAQLDAFERGEVDAVYLAYTRFINTMKQEPVLEKLLPLEADDLSQESNSGYGWDYIYEPDAESVLNGLLKRYIEALIYQAVAENMASEQSARMVAMKAASDNAKNVIGELQLVYNKTRQAAITKELSEIVGGAAAV; from the coding sequence ATGGCCGGCACAAAAGAAATACGCACCAAGATCAAGAGCGTTCAAAATACGCGCAAGATCACTAAAGCGATGGAAATGGTCGCCGCTTCCAAGATGCGGCGCGCTCAAGAGCGCATGCGTTCAGCAAGACCTTATTCTGAAAAAATTCGGACAATCACCGCCAATCTCTCAAAAGCAAATCCAGAATACCGTCCGGTGTACATGGCGGTACGCGAGATAAAGAAGGCGGGTCTAATTTTAGTAAGTACCGATAAGGGATTGTGTGGCGGTTTAAATACCAATGTCCTTCGTTTAGTTACAAATCAGATGCGCGACTTTAGCGAGAAGAATATTTCTGTTGAGTTCACTGCAATTGGTTCGAAGGGCTTGCAGTTTTTAAATCGAACCAAGGCAAAGCTTTTGTCCCAATCTGTTTTGTTGGGCGATACCCCACACATGGATAGCTTGATTGGGGCAATCAGTGCGCAGCTCGATGCATTTGAGCGTGGCGAAGTGGATGCGGTGTATTTAGCCTATACCCGATTTATTAACACCATGAAACAAGAGCCTGTTTTAGAGAAGCTTTTGCCGCTCGAGGCTGATGACTTAAGCCAAGAGTCAAATTCTGGCTATGGTTGGGATTACATCTATGAGCCTGACGCCGAATCAGTGCTAAACGGTCTTTTGAAGCGCTATATTGAGGCGCTGATTTATCAGGCAGTTGCAGAAAATATGGCGTCAGAGCAGTCAGCAAGGATGGTCGCCATGAAGGCTGCGTCTGATAACGCAAAGAATGTGATCGGTGAATTGCAGCTGGTTTATAACAAAACCCGTCAAGCAGCAATTACCAAGGAGCTTTCCGAAATCGTTGGCGGCGCAGCAGCGGTTTAA
- the atpD gene encoding F0F1 ATP synthase subunit beta — protein MSIGNIVQCIGAVVDIQFPRDKMPNIYDALTLVESNEASFAEKGLTFEVQQQIGDGVVRAIAMGASDGLRRGMEVKATGAGISVPVGPATLGRIMDVLGRPIDDAGPIATQDRRSIHQSAPKFDELSPSVDLLETGIKVIDLVCPFAKGGKVGLFGGAGVGKTVNMMELINNIAKQHSGLSVFAGVGERTREGNDFYHEMKESNVIDKVAMVFGQMNEPPGNRLRVALTGLTMAEAFRDEGRDILFFVDNIYRYTLAGTEVSALLGRMPSAVGYQPTLAEEMGKLQERITSTKTGSITSIQAVYVPADDLTDPSPATTFLHLDSTVVLSRDIAALGIYPAVDPLDSTSRQLDPQVVGSEHYEVARGVQMTLQRYKELRDIIAILGMDELSPEDKLAVARARKIQRFLSQPFHVAEVFTGSPGKYVPLKETIRGFKMIVSGELDHLPEQAFYMVGSIDEAIEKAKKL, from the coding sequence ATGAGCATCGGAAATATTGTTCAGTGTATTGGTGCAGTGGTGGATATTCAGTTCCCCCGAGACAAAATGCCCAATATCTATGACGCATTAACCTTGGTTGAAAGCAATGAAGCCTCATTTGCTGAAAAAGGGTTGACCTTTGAGGTTCAACAGCAAATTGGCGATGGCGTGGTTCGCGCGATTGCGATGGGAGCTAGTGATGGTCTGCGTCGTGGCATGGAGGTGAAGGCGACTGGCGCGGGAATTTCTGTACCGGTTGGTCCCGCAACCTTAGGCCGCATCATGGATGTATTAGGTCGTCCGATCGATGACGCAGGTCCAATTGCGACCCAAGATCGCCGCTCAATTCATCAATCTGCACCAAAGTTTGATGAGCTCTCACCATCGGTGGATTTGCTTGAAACTGGTATTAAGGTGATCGACCTCGTCTGCCCATTTGCTAAGGGCGGCAAGGTCGGACTCTTCGGGGGCGCTGGTGTTGGAAAAACCGTGAACATGATGGAACTCATCAACAATATTGCGAAACAGCATTCTGGTTTATCAGTGTTTGCGGGAGTCGGTGAGCGTACTCGTGAAGGTAATGACTTCTATCATGAAATGAAAGAGTCAAACGTGATCGATAAAGTGGCCATGGTTTTTGGTCAGATGAATGAGCCTCCAGGCAACCGTTTGCGGGTTGCGTTAACCGGCTTGACGATGGCCGAAGCATTCCGTGACGAAGGCCGTGACATCCTGTTCTTCGTTGACAACATTTACCGCTACACTCTTGCGGGCACTGAAGTGTCTGCTCTATTGGGCCGCATGCCATCAGCCGTGGGATATCAGCCAACCTTGGCCGAAGAGATGGGAAAGCTTCAAGAGCGAATTACTTCAACCAAAACAGGCTCGATTACATCGATTCAAGCCGTTTATGTTCCTGCAGACGACTTAACCGATCCGTCACCAGCTACCACCTTCTTGCACTTAGATTCCACGGTCGTGCTATCCCGAGACATTGCAGCTTTGGGTATTTATCCTGCGGTTGATCCTTTGGACTCAACGAGCCGGCAGCTTGATCCGCAGGTGGTAGGAAGCGAGCATTATGAAGTTGCTCGCGGCGTGCAAATGACCTTGCAGCGTTATAAAGAGTTGCGGGACATCATTGCGATTTTGGGCATGGATGAGCTCTCCCCTGAAGATAAGTTAGCCGTTGCCCGTGCTCGTAAGATCCAGCGTTTCTTGTCGCAGCCCTTCCACGTCGCGGAAGTTTTCACTGGCTCGCCTGGAAAATACGTTCCATTGAAAGAGACAATTCGTGGCTTTAAGATGATTGTGAGTGGCGAGCTTGACCATTTGCCAGAACAGGCTTTTTACATGGTTGGTTCGATTGATGAGGCTATTGAGAAGGCGAAGAAACTCTAA
- a CDS encoding F0F1 ATP synthase subunit epsilon, with protein MATIHVDVVSAEQSIFSGEAKFVALPGESGELGILHGHTPLITRIRPGSVRIEKADGDEEFVFVAGGYLEVQPDRVTVLADTAIRGHDLDEAKALEAKKRAEEAMQNRAGDFDIAYAQSEFAMAAAQLAAIARLRRKK; from the coding sequence ATGGCAACCATTCATGTTGATGTGGTGAGTGCAGAGCAGTCAATTTTTAGCGGTGAGGCTAAATTTGTGGCCCTACCGGGCGAATCCGGCGAGCTTGGAATCCTGCATGGCCACACCCCCCTGATTACTCGTATTCGGCCTGGCTCAGTGCGGATTGAAAAGGCGGACGGCGATGAAGAGTTTGTATTTGTTGCCGGCGGCTATTTAGAAGTTCAGCCAGACCGTGTTACGGTTTTAGCGGATACGGCAATCCGTGGGCATGATCTTGATGAAGCCAAAGCGCTTGAGGCAAAAAAGCGTGCAGAAGAGGCGATGCAAAATCGTGCTGGTGATTTTGATATTGCCTACGCTCAGTCTGAATTCGCAATGGCAGCAGCACAGTTGGCCGCTATTGCACGCTTGCGTCGTAAAAAGTAA
- the hemE gene encoding uroporphyrinogen decarboxylase, producing the protein MLANDRFLRACLGQKTDRTPLWLMRQAGRYLPEYNATRAKAGSFLGLAKNPAYATEVTLQPLDRYPLDAAILFSDILTIPDAMGLGLQFAAGEGPSFAHPLRTEEAVKNLRPADLHQLQYVFDAVAQIRKSLIQDGKQRVPLIGFSGSPWTLACYMVDGSGSDDFRHAKTMMFNRPDLLKHILDINVQSVAAYLTEQLRSGAQALMIFDTWGGLLPDGWYQDISLASMRKVIDQLPHELNGQKVPVIIFTKGGGLWLNDMAESGADVIGLDWTMSVAKARAQLVEKNKSIALQGNLDPLALFANSDQIEAQAKKILDGLSKAPALKADLHPLDAHIFNLGHGISQFTNPDSVTVLAKTVIEHSEYLRRA; encoded by the coding sequence TTGTTAGCAAACGATCGCTTCCTACGGGCCTGTTTGGGTCAAAAAACAGATCGTACGCCTTTGTGGCTCATGCGTCAGGCTGGCCGATATTTACCTGAATACAATGCAACCCGTGCGAAAGCTGGCAGTTTTTTGGGCCTTGCTAAAAATCCCGCGTATGCAACAGAGGTTACATTACAGCCCTTAGATCGCTACCCTTTAGATGCGGCTATTTTGTTTTCTGACATTTTGACGATCCCAGATGCAATGGGTCTGGGCCTTCAGTTTGCTGCGGGCGAGGGCCCAAGTTTTGCCCATCCCCTGCGAACCGAAGAGGCTGTAAAAAACTTAAGGCCCGCAGACCTCCATCAACTGCAATACGTGTTTGATGCGGTGGCACAAATTCGGAAGTCGTTGATTCAAGATGGTAAGCAGCGCGTTCCGCTGATTGGATTCTCGGGTAGTCCATGGACCTTAGCTTGTTACATGGTCGATGGCTCAGGATCAGATGATTTTCGACATGCGAAGACCATGATGTTTAATCGCCCCGATTTGCTAAAGCACATCCTGGACATCAATGTTCAGTCTGTGGCAGCCTACTTAACGGAGCAATTGCGATCGGGCGCTCAGGCGCTCATGATTTTTGATACCTGGGGTGGGCTGCTGCCTGACGGTTGGTATCAAGACATTTCATTGGCAAGTATGCGTAAGGTAATTGACCAGCTTCCTCACGAGTTAAACGGCCAAAAGGTACCAGTTATTATTTTTACAAAGGGCGGCGGTCTATGGCTCAATGACATGGCAGAATCCGGAGCCGATGTGATTGGGCTTGACTGGACAATGTCAGTAGCTAAAGCAAGAGCCCAGCTGGTCGAAAAAAATAAATCCATTGCACTCCAAGGCAATCTTGACCCCCTAGCCTTATTTGCCAATTCAGATCAAATTGAGGCACAGGCTAAGAAAATTTTGGATGGTCTTAGCAAGGCCCCTGCTCTGAAAGCGGATCTCCACCCCCTGGATGCCCATATTTTCAATTTAGGGCACGGAATCTCTCAATTTACGAATCCAGATAGCGTTACTGTTTTAGCCAAGACCGTAATCGAGCATTCAGAATATTTGCGTAGGGCGTGA
- the priA gene encoding replication restart helicase PriA, whose protein sequence is MNQSTPIIVKVVVDRPLPEAFDYLWDKEMLRAMPQVGMLVEVPFGRTNLPGLVIEVTTYSHLNVSKLKKVLQAAPINPLDSHLMELAHFASQYYVHGLGETIVSAIPKWWRTASNWSKSLDQLKLETKGVTETKAEEKRLSLEALNADQRRAIEILNGHKPGTFNAFLLNGVTGSGKTAVYLRFIEVLLKQDPSAQVLIMLPEINLTPQLQRRIQEYFPEEALAVLHSGLTEKQRGIAWYRAMTGVARIVLGTRLSIMTPLPKLVAIVVDEENDGSFKQQEGMAYSARDLAVWRAKNERLPIVLVSATPSSQTWHAVREGRYQEIQLNNRAGGFQMPNVELVAPDKSSRSITISPVMIRALEQNLHKGRQSLILINRRGMAPVISCSSCDWLSECDHCSSYMVMHRQLGHFKTPMLCCHHCGLVKAIPQGCPRCGDVDLQPLGRGTQKVEDQLQTLFPQTTVLRVDADTARTSKKTEALFQEIHAGTAQIIVGTQMLAKGHDYQNIGLVCVLDADSRLYSNDYMAPEHLFAQLVQVAGRAGRFSGEPTQILIETRYPDDPVYQYIKTFDLTGFMEHLMSIRQEAGLPPFSYQALVHAEAKQKKEALTWLNHAKEFLQKTAHLQMGITVFDPVPKSIARLGGWERSQLLIESRHRAPLQALLNELENYLRQQSVGRLSKVGKVRWSIERDPLFV, encoded by the coding sequence TTGAATCAATCAACACCAATCATTGTTAAAGTAGTTGTTGATCGGCCCCTTCCCGAGGCCTTTGACTACCTTTGGGATAAAGAAATGCTTCGCGCCATGCCCCAGGTCGGGATGTTGGTTGAGGTTCCTTTTGGACGAACCAATCTGCCAGGTTTAGTTATTGAAGTAACTACTTACTCTCATTTAAATGTATCAAAATTAAAGAAAGTTCTTCAGGCCGCACCCATAAACCCATTGGATAGCCACTTGATGGAGTTGGCGCATTTTGCCTCCCAATACTATGTTCATGGACTTGGTGAAACGATCGTTTCAGCAATACCAAAATGGTGGCGTACTGCGAGCAATTGGAGTAAGTCGCTTGATCAATTAAAACTCGAAACAAAGGGTGTAACTGAAACAAAAGCAGAGGAGAAAAGACTTTCCCTTGAAGCGCTTAATGCTGATCAAAGACGAGCAATTGAAATCCTAAATGGTCATAAACCAGGGACATTTAATGCGTTCCTTCTCAACGGGGTAACCGGTAGTGGCAAAACAGCTGTTTATCTTAGGTTTATCGAAGTCCTGCTCAAGCAAGATCCCAGCGCCCAAGTATTAATCATGCTGCCCGAAATTAATTTAACTCCGCAATTACAAAGACGGATTCAAGAGTATTTTCCCGAAGAGGCGTTGGCAGTACTTCACAGTGGGTTAACGGAGAAGCAACGCGGCATTGCTTGGTATCGGGCAATGACAGGGGTGGCGCGCATTGTATTAGGAACACGATTATCGATCATGACCCCCTTGCCAAAATTGGTTGCGATTGTGGTCGATGAGGAAAACGATGGCTCCTTTAAGCAGCAAGAAGGTATGGCTTATTCAGCACGCGACTTAGCGGTGTGGCGTGCAAAAAATGAACGCTTGCCAATTGTTTTGGTTTCGGCAACGCCCTCCTCACAAACCTGGCACGCAGTAAGAGAAGGTCGGTATCAGGAAATTCAATTGAATAATCGAGCTGGGGGGTTTCAAATGCCCAATGTTGAGCTGGTGGCCCCCGATAAATCCTCGCGGTCAATCACTATCAGCCCTGTGATGATCCGGGCGCTTGAACAGAATCTTCACAAAGGTCGACAGAGTCTAATATTGATCAATCGGCGGGGTATGGCGCCGGTGATTAGTTGCTCATCGTGCGATTGGTTAAGCGAGTGCGATCATTGCTCTAGTTACATGGTGATGCATCGTCAGTTGGGCCACTTTAAAACGCCCATGCTGTGTTGCCATCATTGCGGCCTAGTGAAAGCCATTCCTCAGGGGTGTCCAAGGTGTGGCGATGTTGATTTGCAGCCGCTGGGTAGGGGGACCCAAAAAGTTGAGGATCAATTGCAAACATTGTTTCCACAGACAACGGTATTGCGCGTTGATGCCGATACTGCCCGCACGAGCAAAAAGACTGAGGCGCTGTTTCAAGAAATACACGCTGGTACGGCACAAATCATCGTTGGTACACAAATGTTGGCGAAGGGGCACGATTATCAAAATATCGGCCTAGTTTGTGTCCTGGATGCAGATTCAAGACTGTATTCCAATGACTATATGGCGCCGGAACATTTATTTGCTCAACTCGTTCAGGTGGCTGGCCGAGCTGGTCGGTTTAGTGGTGAGCCTACCCAGATATTGATTGAAACTCGATATCCCGATGATCCTGTGTATCAATATATAAAAACATTTGATCTGACTGGGTTTATGGAGCATTTAATGTCTATTCGTCAGGAGGCGGGCTTGCCACCATTTAGTTATCAAGCTTTAGTGCATGCGGAGGCAAAGCAGAAAAAAGAAGCATTGACGTGGCTAAATCACGCAAAAGAATTTTTGCAGAAAACCGCTCATTTACAAATGGGGATCACGGTCTTTGATCCGGTGCCCAAATCAATCGCTCGATTAGGCGGATGGGAGCGATCGCAGCTGTTAATTGAGTCGCGGCATAGGGCGCCGCTTCAGGCCTTACTTAATGAGCTTGAAAACTACTTACGCCAACAATCGGTCGGACGATTGTCAAAGGTGGGTAAAGTGCGCTGGTCCATAGAGCGGGATCCATTATTTGTTTAG
- the gcvH gene encoding glycine cleavage system protein GcvH, translating to MNISNDLLFAQTHEWVKRGDDGQYWVGISNHAQEALGDILFLKLPELGSSVKRGEACATIESLKAASDIHAPISGIISEINAAAAEKPESVNAQPYDVWLFKIQAKDESLSVDELALLQSAGQYESGASN from the coding sequence ATGAATATATCAAACGATCTTTTATTTGCACAAACCCATGAATGGGTTAAACGTGGTGATGACGGCCAATATTGGGTTGGCATTAGTAACCATGCTCAAGAGGCGCTTGGAGATATCCTTTTTCTGAAGCTTCCTGAACTTGGGTCTTCAGTGAAACGGGGTGAGGCTTGCGCTACGATTGAATCGCTCAAAGCGGCGAGCGATATTCATGCACCAATTAGTGGGATCATCAGTGAAATTAATGCCGCTGCGGCTGAAAAACCGGAGAGCGTCAACGCACAACCCTATGATGTTTGGCTCTTTAAAATTCAAGCGAAAGATGAATCACTATCTGTTGACGAACTTGCGTTATTACAAAGCGCCGGTCAATACGAGTCTGGCGCTAGCAACTAA